AACTGGCGGCCTTGCAGTACCTCCGCCTGTCGTCCCAGCATGCCCGGGAGAGCGGCCGCTTCGCGGTGGACGGCGTCAACCTGCGCTTGCTGGCGGAGGTCTGCCGGGATCTCGGTCGCGAAGACGCGCTCGAATGGGCGACACGGTCCGTCGGCTTGCTGTCCGCGCTCGCCCCTTCGAAGGAGCTCCTCCTCTCCTGCGCCCTGCTGGCCAAGATCCTGGCGGCGCGACAGCTCCTGCCACAAGCGTGGGAAGCCATGCGCACGGCCCAGGGCGTTCTCGAGCGCCTTGGTGGCGAGGAGGAGCGGCTGATGCTCGAGGAACTCGCGGCCCGCCTCGGCCCCCCGGCTCCGCAACCGGCCCGTCCGGAGACCTGATAGCGCTGCTCAAATCGCCATGCGCGGCCGGAAGGGACGCCGGCCCTGATAGCAGCGCTCATTAGAAACTGCTGGCCGTCATGCGGCTGCCTCGGTTAGCGCGACGTCGTAGCCGAGCTGATTCAGGCGCTCAACGAGTCGCCTCCTGGTTCGCTCGCGGTTGAGGTGGGCGAAGTGGTCGGGGCCGAGGCTGCGATAGGGGACGCCGTCGCGGAGCGTGTAGTCAAGATGGTGTGACCGGCCACCATTCGCAAGCCGTAGGTTACGCTTCGAGTGGTTGGACACCAACAGCGCAGAGCTACATACGAAGGAGCCGGTCATGAAGAAGTCTACTCGATACATTGGCCTCGACGTCCATGCGGACACGATCGCGGTCGCCGTCGCTGAATCCTCCGGCGAGGTCCGCTCGCTCGGCGTCATCCCGAATCGCTCGGAAGCCGTTGCGAAGCTGATGAAGAAGCTCGGTCCCCGCGAATCGCTCCGTGTCTGCTACGAGGCCGGTCCGACGGGATACGTCTTGTACTGGGAGCTGACGGGCTTGGGCATCCATTGTGACGTGATAGCTCCCACGCTCATCCCTTCAAAGCCGGGCGATCGTGTAAAGACGGACCGCAAGGATGCAGAAAAGCTTGCCCGATGCTATCGCGGCGGTGATCTGACGGCGGTCTGGGTTCCCGGCCCCGAAATGGAAGCACTGCGAGACCTCGTGCGGGCTCGGAACGCGGCAAAGAAGGATCAACGCGTCGCTCGCCATCGGCTTGACAAGTTCTTGCTGCGAAACGGGCTAAGGCGCCCGCAGGGGATCACAGCGTGGGGGGACAAACACCTGGCGTGGGTCGGTGCGCTAAAACTCGCTCAACCAGCCGCACAGCACGTGCTGGTCGACTACCTGGCCGAAGTCCACCACGTTAACGACCGCATCCACCGCCTCGAGGTGGCCATCGACGAAGGCATCGAGCAAGCTCCGGGCAACGTGCGTAGCGTGGTTGCAGCCCTCCAAGCGATGCGTGGGATAGCCAAGGTTTCGGCCGTCACGCTGGTGACCGAGTTGGGGCAATTCTCGCGGTTTGGCCATCCGCATCAACTCATGGCGTACAGCGGCGCGGTGCCGAGCGAGTACTCGACAGGCGGCCCGGGCAAAGCCAATCGAGGCGGAATCACCAAGACCGGCAACAGCCACATCCGGCACATTCTGGTCGAGGCAGCGTGGCACTATCGCTCCTCGCCCAAAGTCTTCGGGCGCCTGAAAAAGCGGCAGGAAGGGCTACCCTCAGAGATAATTCAGATCGCCTGGAAAGCTCAGCTCCGCCTAAACGCACGCTATCGCCGCTTGACCGGAAGGGGTAAGGCCAAACAAGTCGTGGTGACAGCCATTGCGCGAGAGCTTCTGGGCTTTCTATGGGCCATCGCTTGTTCTGTAGAGCGGAATCAGGCGGTCGTCGCATAGCAAAGGCACCACTCCCTTGAGCAGGACGACCGGCGGACGAATGGCCCACGGCAAGGAGAATCCTCGCTATGTCCTATGTGACAGGGTCAGTCCCGGACTCACGACGCGTAGTCAAAGGCAGCTCCCGACGGATCATGACCATGCAGGCGGGCTCACAGCTCGATCCGCGAATATCAGATTGACCAACCGTCGAGATCGCCACTTCGTCCGCCGGCCGTCCTGCTTACCAAGGATCGCTGGTGGCGCCTGGCGGCCAATACGCCAAACCGCCCAGCAAGACGGAAAACGGGCCGCCACCCGCCACCA
The sequence above is drawn from the Candidatus Tanganyikabacteria bacterium genome and encodes:
- a CDS encoding IS110 family transposase — its product is MKKSTRYIGLDVHADTIAVAVAESSGEVRSLGVIPNRSEAVAKLMKKLGPRESLRVCYEAGPTGYVLYWELTGLGIHCDVIAPTLIPSKPGDRVKTDRKDAEKLARCYRGGDLTAVWVPGPEMEALRDLVRARNAAKKDQRVARHRLDKFLLRNGLRRPQGITAWGDKHLAWVGALKLAQPAAQHVLVDYLAEVHHVNDRIHRLEVAIDEGIEQAPGNVRSVVAALQAMRGIAKVSAVTLVTELGQFSRFGHPHQLMAYSGAVPSEYSTGGPGKANRGGITKTGNSHIRHILVEAAWHYRSSPKVFGRLKKRQEGLPSEIIQIAWKAQLRLNARYRRLTGRGKAKQVVVTAIARELLGFLWAIACSVERNQAVVA